From the genome of Anopheles funestus chromosome 2RL, idAnoFuneDA-416_04, whole genome shotgun sequence:
taaaaaagctacTGATTCTTGAACGTGTACTGAAGGTATAGGTTATGCTGTAGGTACATAGGAATGGAGACGCAGAATTAAATGGTCGTTTTTTTctatgaaattgttttatagcaTCAGGCGTTTTGCTGGGAAAATTGATGTCATCAGCTGTTTCGCAAGTGAACTCTCCAGTTCTTTAAAGCATATGTtgggctgtgtgtgttttataaaccggatgtgtgagtgtttgtagACATCTTGTTTGTATTAAAGGTATAAATATATTCCAACCTACAGCCAGTGTAAATGTTCCTATAAGCCTTCAATTTCCCTTCAActcctttccttccttcttacATATTAAGGAAagataaatcaaaatattatcATTCAATTTTAGTTTAAGTTGATACTACCATCAAGATCTGTGTCAGTGATGACTCCAAGCCGGCTTTTACACTTCTGCTATGTTTTCTTGGAATGCCCGTTACAGCTTATCCGGATCATATTCTACTCTGTCAGGATGATTTCAatctttttgttaatttatgaGTTGTAATCTTCttcgaataaataaaaaatatttgcattgtAAAAATTATTCCATATAAAAATACCGTTTTTCGCTTATTGCCGCGCAAATCTTCATGTTATTGACTAATTAGAGAGAGTGTttcaattatttgtttctgtATCCTCTACGGGTAAAAACCATGTAGAAAGTATGAAACTTATTAGTAtctatttatcttatttataatattttattatcttaTCTGAATTAGCAACAAATACTTACTTCAAGAGTTAAATATTCAGAATTTCATAACGAAAAGCAAGATGATTAGGAGTTAAATTTCAAATGTCTTTTAGCAAAAAATACTCGAAAGCTCTTTAGACGTTCCTTTTCGGTCATTCCTATGATTGAAGACTGACTATTACTAGTCCATTAGTAGTATTATCGACTATCGGTAGAGAATTTCAATTTTGGCACATCTCTCTACCTTTTCCACTCTTAATTTGCGGTTTACTTTGGGGGGGGAGTTTGTTCCGCCATGGTTtcgatgattttttgttttgttttattaatggaAACCAACCCCTGTTCCCGACCGGTGCTGCGGTTGAAATTAGCTACCTCACCGACTCACCTGGGTTTCGTCTGCAAAGCCCAACCACGTTCAACTGTGTTGGTGTGATCTCCGACAAATCAAAATGCTCGCGCATTTGATCGTCAACATTTTGGGTTCGGGAAAGCACGGGAAAACGGCGCAAGGCACAACAAACGCAGCGAGGGAAAAGCACCGCGGGACCCCTGTGGACTGTTGCGGTGTACGCCCGGTTTACGCGCGCTAGCTTCACAGATCACTTCCCAAAAGGTTCGCCTCATTCGCGTTCTGGCACTCGCGCCGACGGTTAGCAAAAACGGTACCGACAAAGAGCCAAAAACGCAGTGGATCGTGTACCGAGCACTGTTGATGTGAGCCGTGATTGTGATCAACCCTGCAGGAAGCTAAATGTCGTGACACTGAGCCTGTGTATTGCTCTGCCTAATAAAACGGAATATGTGTGGAAATGCGTACGGCTGTCTGTAAACATTTTGCTGATAATCTTGTGTTTATTGTGTcgtttttgtattaatttgtattgtttttgagtgaatggtttttctttgttgttgttgtgaacTAAAACCCTAACTTGAGTACCTTGTAGTGGAGATAAATTAACAAGAGTGAACAAGAGTATCGCGGTTGCAGTTAACTGCTCAATGCTATGTACTCGAAGGATCGACATCTGGTATGGGTCCTGCTAGTGACAGCAGGACACCTCTTGGTGCGGGTGTGTAATGCCACCGAACATGTCCCGAGTGGTCGAAAGCTAAACCATGGCGGGTTAGCCACCATGCATCACAACCATCTTATGCTGGATGGTTTGGGTCAGAGTATAAAATTCCCTAGTCCCAACAGTGTACCGCACGTCCCGTATGCTGTACCGGCCGCTTGGCGCATGTCCGCTACTGTCAGCACTCCCCTGGCCAGCAGCTGGGGTGTACGGAAACCGCTCGCAAAACCATCGCGAAGTGGCACCGGAGGTAGTAGGAGCCGCATCAACAATCGGTCAATGACTCGCTTCTCCGAGGTTGAAATTCCACCCGGGCTGGAGCAGCAACTGGACGTGCCGGAACTGCAGAGACCGGAGGCAAGCGATGAGACCGGGCTGGTGGAGCTGTACCGCAGTGCAGAACGATCGCGCGGGATCGAGAACCTCTTCTGGAAGTACTTCGTCGATAATGGTAAGCGTCGGAATTGAATCTTGAGACGTAACGGATACTGTGGCGCTTGGTTCACTTTGAAGCCGCACACATTTGTCCGTTTGCCCAACAGTGCTCTTGAAGTTGAGCAGCGTACGCATTGTGCGTGAGCCGTGAGTAGCTTTAAAGTTCGGAAGGCTTAAACAAAGGCTCAATGAATATGCTACTCATGGTTGGGTCCGTTATTGATTTTCCATTATGTTGTTGGTGTATGTTTAGAACTTTACCTCAGACCATGTGGGTAGAAAGAAGCAAAGGACATTGAGAATTTCGAggaccatttttcttttcgtaagTCTATGAATGATTTCTATAATTCAAGCcaaagaataattaaaactttatCAATTAATTTGTTGATAGTTTTCAGTTGAAAGGTCGTGTGTACTTAACATCAAGTTGATGTTTTGGTAggtaattttcaaaaatattttatagcaaatccATATTTAGTCTTTTCGAGAAAAGTAGTAAGTTTTGTTGGTATTACTTTGAAtagtatttcattttttattcattgcaCGTGTCTCTTTATCTCCTCTTGGCCTAACGACCTTTCACAGTtcatgtcggccatttctggcttactagacttatttttactgtgtacccggatagtcagtccttgcacCGGggaacggttcggatgggatttgatatccggtcctgttgtgtggaccggcgccgtttatcacatacaccaccgggacGTCCCGTTGCACGTAGTAccgttaattaaaaaaaatatgtacggAATGATCAATACCAATTTCGTACTAGACTTCGTACGCCAGACTGAGTAATAAAAGACTAGAGGAAAGCCataaagaaggagaaaaaagggaataattatttatagtattaaaatttaattagctCAATTTTTGATTGCTAGTTAATTAAATGAATGTTTGCGACATTAATCCGATATCGGTTATTGtgataaaaatttgttttgctacagTGAATAATATTCACGATAATGGATGTGGTCTCATCAACTACTCTTATGTTTGGCTGATGTTTTTTGCGTATggataatttctttttttattactacaaattaaaattgaaatcatttataaattggAATAGTAATTACTTTAAACGAGAGTACAAACATTGTACAAATAGTACAAGGGTACTAACTCTATTCAGTGTAGCATTAATGAATAAATCGGTGATCCATACTAAAGTGCATTTAATCGTATTTCAAGTATCTCAAATAATGTACAAATATTTTAGAACAATGTTTAACTGAACATTTATCAATCCTGATCAACAACATCACCTGGTTGTCCGTGGTATGCGTTTATCTGGGGCAAAAATCTGAGAATAGagaatgtttagtttttttaatttattcgtttCTGGTTTATTACTTTGATAtaatgatttgaaaaaaaatctatcaaaatAGGTATTTCTCTTCGTGACATACGCATAAGTTAAAGAAATgacgaagaaataaaataaacgtaGAGCGATATTCAAGAAAactagaaataaattaatttaaattagaaaccaaaatcaccaaaaaataatcacaacgagcaataaaaaaggattgctgaaaacaaaaatttcttaaatttttctcCAATACCCTTTATCCGCGGCCTTACTGATGAGGATGTTAATAGTAATTTGATAGATTTATTATTTGAATACTTATTTTGTTCTGGCATCGTTTGTTATACTAAActaatgaaatttattaaaagaagaatttgttttgaaagtgATTATTTCAACGATACGCAACCtattaatgttttaatgaGCATTTTGAATTTATCTTTAATCTTGCATTTAACGACTTTTATTGAGAtgtaacttaaaaaaagaaaatcaaatgaTTAATTGGGAAAACTAATGAGGAAAAGCTCCTCACGTGATTAGACTTCGTCACAAAATGAATACCTAATTCGTGTCATTATTATCAATTCACATACTAAACCATTCTTTCCGATTGATTCAATTATCGCTCAACATCGGTAAAGTCGAGAGCTTACGGGTTTAGTGTTGAAAGCGAGTGAAACATAGGTGCTTGTTTTCCCCGATGAACTTTAGCTCGGAAAAATAGCGATGTTAAGTTAGTGTTTCCGTCGAACAGACACGATAAGCCAAAAAACCACTGGCCTTCAAGCAATCGCAAATGTTGCGGAGTGACCAAACAAACAGTTTAACTCGCTTAATTACCGCACTGGCCCGCTTCCGGACGTTTGGCTCCGGTTTTGGGCATCTCATCGGCAGGTTTGGGAATGgttctgtttcttctttgtttcgaGGTGAAAACCTTTCTCCCATCCCCGGTGATCGTGTACCATACCGTTAGCGAGCGTACGTACATAGAAGAAGTTCCTTTGGTACACCGAACAGGAGGACTGTGGGAACTTAATGACCCATGATTTAATTGTGGAAGCATACGTGGAACCGGGCTGGGCCGGACCATCGATTGAGGTCAGTCGCTGCTCGCGTACTGGGAAGAATGGTGCTGCCTGGGTTGACGTTGACACACGCAAACACGCATGCagtatgctgatgatgataggGTTACGGCATAGAAGTAGTCGAAAATTTGAGGAACAATTATAGTACCAAACTATCTTCAGTCCGTAGAAATGATCAACTACCTTCTGTTCggttatttaatattttgggTTTTTCTTATGCTTTCAGACGTTTCCGCCTCCACTgaagatgacgacgatgatgatgtcggAGGCATCGACAAGAAGGCGATCTCCACCCTGGAAGCGGACGGTCAAGAAGCGGATGTGCTGGAGAAGGGCGAGGAGGGTCGCAAGAAGAAGTTCCACCTGAAAAAGAAGTACAAAAAGTTTCTGATTCCGCTACTGTTGGCGTACAAGATAAAGTTCCTTGCATTGGTTCCGGCGATCATCGGTGGGCTGATACTGTTGGTAAAGTCAGCCGGACTGGCCGGGTTCTTCTTCGCGCTCTTCACAGCCGTGGTTAGTCTGAAGAAGTACTAAGTGAactgaaagaagaagaaggaacacAATTGTCATCACCCAAATCGAGAAGGAAGCTGCGAAGGAGAAAAGGGAGCCCACGATCGTCACATCGGTCCGGTTGATCATCGGGTAAGTGTCGGCAATGTGGGCCAAAACGGTGTGATAGCAACGGTACTTTcggtcaataaaaaaaaagcagaaacacACGCAAGTTAGCAGAAGAatgcatacacacaaaaaataacgcATGATCTAAGAGAGAAGAGTATGACGCGTAATGATTTTCACCCGCAACCTTCCATATACTGTTGGCACGCTTTCTTTCCACAGGCGGACTGGCGGACAATCGCAAACTCGCATCCCGTACCAGCGGTTCGGCTCGTCCTCTAATTTATTATCGATTTTCGTAGGCTTAATAGGACAGGACGTGTGTAACAGAGGGTACCGCCTCTATCTCTGGGGCTGACTTCTTTCCCAGTTCACggacaaaacaaacggaagatCTAGACGGCGTCAATTAGAAAATAGCAAACGCATTGCGTGGCGTAGGAAGTAAGCTGGACATGGATGGGTGTCGATGTTGACTGAAGAATACTGGACGATCAGGTCGGAAAACGGGAGGGCCTGGGTAATAGCGTCAGCAGGAAAGGTTCCGAAATAAAACGCAAATAGCCGCGACGGGGTAGATGAATGGTAGACATCGAACAGatttcttttgtgtgtttcgctTTTGATAGATTTCTCCCTCCCATTTATGGGAAGGGCTTGGTTTCAATGCTTTGAAGGAAGCCGGTTGAGCTCGTTTAGCGTTACGAGAAGGGTAAAATTGTTAGGTTAGGTTAGGTATGACTTTAAAGGTCGaggtgctttttttgttttgttttttttttatttatcccgTATACGATGGTGTGGCGGTTGGTTTGCCTACCCCGGCTAAAAGGAAGACTACCGGTAAGAGAAAATAGGTTGatgcgaaacgaaacgatacagttcgtttttattttataatgtaAGCATAGGCAAAAAGTGGTGCGCGAAAGAAAAGTGTAGATAATTAAAACTGAATTGCGTCTGGCATATTTATTATTCTGCTCGTTCACAACCATATGAGAAAGGTATTTTGGCTGTCAAAATTTCGATACCATGCGGTAAGGGTAAGTAGCTGCTGTTAGTATGCGCGCACGATCACTAAATGTCTGAAGACGCGTGTGCGGATGGATGAGAAATGCGGAAAATGCAGTACAAAGCTACTACCATGTATGTTGGGAACGCATTATGAGTCTTGCGGATGAGGATGGCCGTTGCTTACGGTGGTCGAAAATCGGTTCAATCGTTCCGTTTGGGTGCGTTCCACCACAATCGATGAGACGTGAGGGAGGGAAGATGGAAGGAATGACAGGTGTAATGTTTCGTATGCACGACGGTTATGGATTAGCCAGGGTAAATTATTTCTGCAAATGATTGGCGGCCACAACGGCGCGCACTGACAGTGCGGACAGATTTGAAGCACGTTAACACGTGGAGCTGTGTATTCGTTTGAGCACGTGCGCGTGCATTCAAGCGGTCAGTGATGTGGGAACGGATGTTAAAATGTTCGAACGAGCtgggtggtttgttttgtgggtAAAAAGCCACCATTTATATGCATTATAGTTTTAAGCCTTTAGGAGTTTACATGAATATCACATCCTGACAATGTCCGACTAGGTTAGGGTTCATAATGCTGCAACGTCGTGTAATTTGATTTTGGAAATAACATCAATTATTTGGAAACTCATTGGAAAGTCTATAATGGCTCCAACAAGGCGTTTCATATAACGCATTTTTTCATACTGGAAATCCCGAGAAAGAAAATGCTACATACTGGTTCAAGAAGACGTCAGAGAAGGAGATTTTTACGACTAATTCATCTATGCCCAAAAAGTTCTACGTAGGCCATAGCCCATTTTTCCGTCTTGTTGGCCGAGCATATTGATttgtggagattttttttatttctaaaaatGTCCCTATGACCTTAGTTTGATGAGTTCTCTCTTGATGGAGGTTTCTTCAGAATGTTTTCTCGACTCATGTCTAATCTTTTCGGTCTGGATGAATGTTTGCAGCATAATTAACTGGCAACGTCAGGACCATCGTTTTTGGTATTGCGTGGAGTTTGACATCATCAGACCTTCCTTGTTGAATACGGTGACTTTTATCGAAAGGCTTACGAGTACTCTGAGCCTTTCGATGAGACATATTAAATTTGACTGACCTGAAGAACTATGTTCATTCATCGCTTACTATcgcttctttcgttttttgttccctTCTTCCTCGTCGATTGTTATCTGTAGAGCGCAAAGACTCTGTAAGTACATATAATGTTATCTGTTCTGTTGcctttacaattttttttattaaatccgGAAAAGTAAGTATTAAATTATGTTGACATTTTCGCTAAATGTTCTATGTCcattttaaagcttttaagGAAATAAGAAATGCAACATCGAGCCACAAGAAGAAGACGAATTTGATATTTTGTCTTGTCTAATTCTATGTTTGAATAATCTTGACTACCCGGAGTGGATTCAAAAACCACGTTCATGGTATAAAAATACCCTAGATACCATGTCACCATTAACACTCAACAGATTCGGATCGTAGAAACGTTATAAGATGACCTCAACATCAGGACATACATCTTAAAATCGTTCCGGAGTATACGCAAGTGTTGTGATCCAATCTTTATTATACAAGTTACTCGCCGTTAATAGTCAAGCTGTCAACGTGTCGATTTAGTTGTGAAGGACAGTACGGTAGATCCTGCAACGTCGAAGCGATTGCAATGGTTCAATTCGGCCAAAGCGCGATCGGTCGGGTGTGCGCGATGCAATACACTCCTTTGAGCACAAAACCGAGTCCTGCGAACCTTACGCAAAATTCAGTACAAGCGATGCTGACCATACGATAAACGACATCATACtggaaaatatataaatgtaattaataactaaaaaaattgttagtttgaataaattaaatactgCATCAGGCTTTCTTTACATATAAAGTATAACTTCACGGGACGCTTTAGTTCGATGTTTTCCCTCTATACGCCTGTACGGTATGCAATGCGAAATCACAGAGCGTTACAAGCCCGGAGTGTGATTGCGATGTTTGAATACATCTTGtttcaatcgatttttttatattcttcgTAATAAAAGTAGTATAATATCAAGTAATAGTATAATTAGATAATTGAAATGTTATAGACGAGATAATTGTTAACAGCAGATATATCTTACTGGCATACTTTTTATGATTTTCCTATCACCGTGCTTATGGTAAGACAAAAGGATACTCTCTcttattattgttgttggtttttattaCGATTTATCGTAAATTTCTGAAGCAATTTTTTCTAATGTAAGAAAGGTGATTTAAAATATACTGTTATGCATACtaataaatattgttcatTATTGCGTACAACTGTTAAACACGTTTGCATTCAGCAAAACATTTACAAGTGCGTAGCCATCGTAGTGGCTGCAACAAGAAGAATCGTACACTTTCTCTATCGGACCTTTTGTTCACAATGCATCCTGTATTGGTTTTCTCCTGTCTGTTAAAACACAGCATCGAAATAACGGAAGTATAGCGAACGCTGCCCAGAACACTACTCGCCAATTACGTGAAACAATGTCTTCCGTTGTGATGAGTGATCATTCGTGGCATGTTCTTCATTTCTCTTCATTTGCACAAAAGCATGAGCCGGTTCGATGATAGCACGCTACGCTAGTTGCTGGTGTATGCGCATTTCTCTCGTCTTATCAGCGCATAAAAATGGGTTTCCAATTAACAACTGCACAATTGCGTAACTGCAGGCGTCCTCTACGATCCAAGGCTTTGCGTGTAGGACGGGCTGGACGGTTGAATGCATCCCAGCAGTTAGTGGGCGCCCAACAGTTGTCTGAGAAAATGCGTGAAGGATGCAATCTGTGCTCGAAGAGTAGCGCAAaaagtgtgtgtctgtgtgtgcttTGCCTTTTTCGCAAAACGATAGGTTTTATTGATTGTTGCAGTTTTGCGATTTTAGTTCACCTCCGATTGCTAACCAGTGCGGACCAGATTCCACCAGCCCGTACCGATCCAAATCCGAGGGCGTGTGGTATTTGACCAAAAGAGGCAAAAAATACCGAAAAGCATCTACTAGCAACTAGTTCTTTGGTGCCAACCCGTGGAGCCCAAAATTGTGTGCCACGATGGGGCGATTTCCGCTGCTGACGGTGATAGTGTTACTGTTGGGTGTGGTTATGCTAGTGAACGGTTCGAGTGAAGCGGCTAAAGCCAAGAGTGAAATTGGTAGTGTAACATATTTGGACGTTCTGAGAAGGATAACGAACCTGCGGGGTGAAGATATACGAAAAAATCTACGTTCACTACGACAACTTGCCATACAGCATGGACTGATTAAGAGAAGTGACGTGTATGAACCCACTGCCAGGGTCAGCAACGAAGAGCAGTCATCGGAAGGGGAAGAATCTTCGCTGGAATCAGAACCGGGTCAGGACGATACGGCCATTGCTGAAGGTGATTGTGATGGTTTGTTTGATGATATCGAAAGTTACATATAGTTAGTTGTCTTGCATTCGGATTGCATGAGAACTTAATCAACCTTAAGTAGTGAAAATCAATAAGAAACATTAATGTGATCAAACAGATGCGATCAATTTCGATTGAAGTGAAGTCtcgtagattttttttgaagaacaaAAGGATGTGTTGAGCATTAGTGTTCtgaaaaattgaacatttcgaatatttttttcttgaaccGACATATGTTGTAcgaattgattttctttgtggTGAAATATTCGTCGTTCACTTGTTTCacattttgaggttttttttattcagatagaacggcctggccgtagtgatatttaaaaaaacactttcaaatTATATCTTCCTTCCAGTTGCGTTATTCTTCTTATTCATTGCTTAAGGAAGTTTAAGGACACGCgtgtcatttctggcttattactCCATGTTCAGGAGGACGGTCTGGATGGCCGGTCATCACATACATCAGAAGGACCCTCCCCGGGGCCCCCATTGTGTTACTATAGATCACTATTTACTACTATAGATCGTAGTATGAAAACGTATACGCAGAATTTCTCTGCAAAACGATAAATCTTACAGATACTAAAAGGCAAACATAATTGCAATAATCATCGCTCGTCACatttccagcagcagcatttaaCTTCCCATACTTGACGCTTTCTGAACACACAGCAAACATCCACACATGCAAACGGCGGCACGCATCGAGCTTCGGCCACGCGTGATTGCTTGGAAATGGCATGGTGGAGTGGAATGGTTGGAACACACATAGCAAAAAATGCACACGATCCACGATCAGTTCGCTGAACATACATACATGCAGCGCATCCGCTATGATCACAAAACTCGGTGAGATGCACCGAAGCATAAGAGTGAATCTTGCTCACCGTTTGGGTCTTTGGGTGCGAGCATACGAGCGCGTTATACATACGTATAGTTCGGTGTCGAGATAGGAAATGAAGTGGAAATCTTGACGCCCGAATGGCACAGTTAGGATAAATGGTTTCTTTCGATACAAACACGTTAAGTGATTGCatgaagaacaacaacaaaaaaatatgttcaacaCATGGCCAATACCGTTGGCTCGTTGTGCGGTTCGTTGCTTGATCAATCGCTGATGTCTTTCGTTGCACTTtaaaatcgatttaatttCACAGCTtgctcccgttttttttcggtgttttgttttgattcccCACTCTCCAACAGGTCGTAAGAAGGGTGGCGGAGGTGGCAGTAACAATAACATTGTAGTGGCTGGCGGTGGTGGCGGACACGACGATGGTTCGTACTCGATCAGCATCGAGGAAGGGGGCCACAAGAAGGGCAAAAAGGGTAAGAAAGGCAAGAAGCATCGCAAGCATAAGCGCAAGGGTTGGAAAAAGCACATGAAGAAAGCCGTCCCGATCGGGATGGGAATACTCGCCCTGAAAGCCTTACTGCTGCACTTCATTCTGAAAAAGCTTGTGATGGCAACGGCACTGTCTTTGTTGCTGAGCAAAAAATCACTGCTAGTGTCGTCGTTGATTGCGTTGAAGCTGTTGCTGCAGCAGCCACATAGCAATGATAAGAGCGAAAGCAGCAAGCTAGAGGTGGTCCACATTCCGATCCGCAAAGAGGCCGGTTTTCACAaaaagcatcagcagcagcaagtacCGTCGGGCAAGATGAAGCTACCATCAATCGGTACATCACCTCCGAGTACGACCAAGGCGCCGAGCTCAAGTCTTTCGCTGTTCGATCCGTATGTCGGTTCTACGCCACACCAGATTCAGCACACGCACCAGCAGATGGCTGACTTCGGTGGCAAATACATTCCGCTCGGCTATGAAACTAATCATTTCCACTTCGATGCTACTCCTTCGGGGCCCACTTTCGGTGACTCGGGCCTTAACTCGGTGCAGAACGTGGAACAGTTCTTCGACGATGCAGACGAGCTGCAATTTGATCGGCAGGACAACGGTTGGGACGGTTGGAGCGGATGGAACCGTGGTGAGCGGTATGAGCAGTCCGGGCCATCGGCACTAGCGAGCGGTGTTGTAGCAGGCGGTAGTGGTGGAGGAAGCAGCGACACAGGTTCTTATATCGGTTGGGGTGGAACAGAATACGGAGTGGCAGCgccggagcagcagcagccgacGAGCAGTGGTTACGGTTCGCTTAATCGCAGTCAGTACGGCGAAGTGTTTGACGGTTACCGACACACAGTGCAGGCCAATAACCCGCCTCGGCTGCACCAGCTAATCGGTAGGAGAAAGCGAAAGTTCTAACGTAGGCGACGAACCCATCCCCACAACAATAGGAGAGGCAGTGTAAGAGGACGaatgatgaaaacaaacaagcaaatacCGGCAGGTTCATGTCGAGATAGGGGAATGCAGATTATGCCACGTTGAAGCGAAACGATGAAGCTGAAATTGATGCAGCATTTATGTGACATAGCTTCAAAACATTGGGAAGAACACAGACGAATGGAACCATGAAGTACATGCAAACTAAGAAAGTGAAGAGAAACATCgtttttgatcaaaatttCACGTTAAAGAGGTAGTAGAAAAacaagattattttttttgttacgaaaaacaaattagagtAGTTGCTTGAAGATTTACTAATTGAAGTTAGGAAGTTCtatatgaaaagaaattttgctGTGCGGTTCTTTTCCCTTCAAGGAGAACGAAGATATTCGCAAATGGACAATATTGAATGTTAGCAAAAGAAGTCAAGCTATACGAATGATTTGATCACGTAAGGAACGCTTAGAAAACAAAGAGCAAGATCAGAAAAGCTTATAGATCACGCTGGAGCATCCTTTGCTAGGAACTACAAGCGTAACCATAGTATCCCACcgtaatttataattatttattatattcgTAAGCTTTGCAGAATGGTGCAGGTCGTGTTCGCCGGGACCGGGCAGAGGGAAAGGGCTTGTGCAATTAAATaggaaggttttttggaaCGAGAATTCGACTGTTATGATCAATAGCCACGAAAGTGGTAACTAAATAAAACTGCTTACAGTTGCTCCTGCATGGAGCAACACACCGTTGGTAGCGTTTGTATTGTGTACGTTTGTTGTAAATTGCAAATAGAAAATTTGattgcgaaagaaaaa
Proteins encoded in this window:
- the LOC125761077 gene encoding uncharacterized protein LOC125761077, with protein sequence MYSKDRHLVWVLLVTAGHLLVRVCNATEHVPSGRKLNHGGLATMHHNHLMLDGLGQSIKFPSPNSVPHVPYAVPAAWRMSATVSTPLASSWGVRKPLAKPSRSGTGGSRSRINNRSMTRFSEVEIPPGLEQQLDVPELQRPEASDETGLVELYRSAERSRGIENLFWKYFVDNDVSASTEDDDDDDVGGIDKKAISTLEADGQEADVLEKGEEGRKKKFHLKKKYKKFLIPLLLAYKIKFLALVPAIIGGLILLVKSAGLAGFFFALFTAVVSLKKY
- the LOC125761208 gene encoding uncharacterized protein LOC125761208 isoform X2 is translated as MGRFPLLTVIVLLLGVVMLVNGSSEAAKAKSEIGSVTYLDVLRRITNLRGEDIRKNLRSLRQLAIQHGLIKRSDVYEPTARVSNEEQSSEGEESSLESEPGQDDTAIAEGRKKGGGGGSNNNIVVAGGGGGHDDGSYSISIEEGGHKKGKKGKKGKKHRKHKRKGWKKHMKKAVPIGMGILALKALLLHFILKKLVMATALSLLLSKKSLLVSSLIALKLLLQQPHSNDKSESSKLEVVHIPIRKEAGFHKKHQQQQVPSGKMKLPSIGTSPPSTTKAPSSSLSLFDPYVGSTPHQIQHTHQQMADFGGKYIPLGYETNHFHFDATPSGPTFGDSGLNSVQNVEQFFDDADELQFDRQDNGWDGWSGWNRGERYEQSGPSALASGVVAGGSGGGSSDTGSYIGWGGTEYGVAAPEQQQPTSSGYGSLNRSQYGEVFDGYRHTVQANNPPRLHQLIGRRKRKF
- the LOC125761208 gene encoding uncharacterized protein LOC125761208 isoform X1: MGRFPLLTVIVLLLGVVMLVNGSSEAAKAKSEIGSVTYLDVLRRITNLRGEDIRKNLRSLRQLAIQHGLIKRSDVYEPTARVSNEEQSSEGEESSLESEPGQDDTAIAEGDCDGRKKGGGGGSNNNIVVAGGGGGHDDGSYSISIEEGGHKKGKKGKKGKKHRKHKRKGWKKHMKKAVPIGMGILALKALLLHFILKKLVMATALSLLLSKKSLLVSSLIALKLLLQQPHSNDKSESSKLEVVHIPIRKEAGFHKKHQQQQVPSGKMKLPSIGTSPPSTTKAPSSSLSLFDPYVGSTPHQIQHTHQQMADFGGKYIPLGYETNHFHFDATPSGPTFGDSGLNSVQNVEQFFDDADELQFDRQDNGWDGWSGWNRGERYEQSGPSALASGVVAGGSGGGSSDTGSYIGWGGTEYGVAAPEQQQPTSSGYGSLNRSQYGEVFDGYRHTVQANNPPRLHQLIGRRKRKF